A genomic stretch from Thauera sp. GDN1 includes:
- a CDS encoding FUSC family protein, with product MTTRSPLQRAQDLIRAEWRHLTTISPSTRRWQMPFAAALASGLPLMVGAWFGHLEYGLISSIGGLAFLHLPNTPMSHRMVWLMACAFGLTASYALGLMTHFLPLAKVGVLALIATLVTMVCRFYRLGPPGSLFFIMAAAIGAYTPGTVEQIPLRVGLLTMGALLASLIAFFYSLYVLRLQAPDPVAPLPPPSFDFVVLDAVLIGAFVGLSLAIAQALQLDRPYWVPVSCLAVIQGASLRAVWNRQLHRVLGTAIGMLLAWGLLSLPLDPWRVALLVILLAFAIETLVVRHYGLAVIFITPLTILLAEAATLGHAPLAELIASRFIDTLLGCVVGLVGGICLHNVRFRALVGGPLRWLVPRRPQS from the coding sequence ATGACGACCCGCTCACCACTGCAACGCGCGCAGGACCTGATTCGCGCCGAATGGCGGCACCTCACCACCATCAGCCCCAGCACCCGGCGCTGGCAGATGCCGTTCGCGGCGGCCCTGGCCTCCGGCCTGCCGCTGATGGTGGGCGCCTGGTTCGGCCACCTCGAATACGGCCTGATCTCCTCGATCGGCGGCCTCGCCTTCCTCCACCTGCCGAACACGCCGATGTCGCACCGCATGGTGTGGCTGATGGCCTGCGCCTTCGGTCTGACCGCGAGCTACGCCCTCGGCCTGATGACGCACTTCCTGCCGCTGGCCAAGGTCGGCGTGCTAGCGCTGATCGCAACGCTGGTGACGATGGTCTGCCGCTTCTACCGACTGGGGCCGCCGGGCAGCCTGTTCTTCATCATGGCGGCGGCGATCGGCGCCTACACGCCGGGCACGGTGGAACAGATCCCGCTGCGCGTCGGCCTGCTCACCATGGGCGCGCTGCTCGCCAGCCTGATCGCCTTCTTCTACAGCCTGTACGTGCTGCGCCTGCAGGCGCCCGACCCGGTGGCGCCCCTGCCGCCGCCCAGCTTCGATTTCGTCGTCCTCGACGCGGTGCTGATCGGCGCCTTCGTCGGCCTGTCGCTGGCGATCGCGCAGGCGCTGCAACTCGACCGCCCCTACTGGGTCCCGGTGAGCTGCCTCGCGGTGATCCAGGGCGCCTCGCTGCGCGCGGTGTGGAACCGCCAGCTCCATCGCGTGCTCGGCACCGCGATCGGCATGCTGCTCGCGTGGGGCCTGCTGAGCCTGCCGCTCGACCCCTGGCGCGTGGCGCTGCTGGTGATCCTGCTCGCGTTCGCAATCGAGACCCTGGTGGTGCGCCACTACGGCCTGGCGGTGATCTTCATCACCCCGCTCACCATCCTCCTCGCCGAAGCCGCGACCCTCGGCCACGCGCCGCTCGCCGAACTGATCGCATCGCGCTTCATCGACACCCTGCTCGGCTGCGTGGTCGGCCTCGTCGGCGGCATCTGCCTGCACAACGTGCGCTTCCGCGCGCTGGTCGGCGGCCCATTGCGCTGGCTGGTGCCACGCCGGCCGCAGTCGTGA